A window of Fimbriimonadia bacterium contains these coding sequences:
- a CDS encoding M42 family metallopeptidase translates to MEPLVDEVTTDTMGNVVCVKKGDGKKRLMIAAHMDEIGFIVKFVDDKGFVRLQPLGGFDPRQLFAQRVVVTTSNGDTLPGVLAYGSKPVHMLTDAEKAQAPQLDTFFVDLGLPADTVKEKVRVGDMVTMDRKMEQCGDCFTCKCMDDRVGVYVMVEAVRAVKKHKVDVYAVATVQEEVGLRGAETAAYHIQPDIGVALDVTIANDFPGPPEQDAVTKLGAGAAIKIMDGSLICNPKLVEHFRCIAEKKGIPHQMEVLPRGGTDAGAIQRSRAGIASITLSVPTRYIHTVNEMVHASDVQAAVDLLSAYISDAHTGDYAL, encoded by the coding sequence ATGGAGCCGTTGGTGGACGAGGTGACCACGGACACCATGGGCAACGTGGTGTGCGTTAAGAAGGGGGACGGCAAGAAGCGCCTCATGATCGCCGCGCACATGGACGAAATCGGCTTCATCGTCAAGTTCGTGGACGACAAAGGCTTCGTTCGCCTTCAGCCCCTAGGAGGTTTCGACCCGAGGCAGCTCTTCGCCCAGCGTGTGGTGGTGACCACGTCGAACGGCGACACGCTGCCCGGCGTGCTCGCCTACGGCTCCAAGCCCGTGCACATGCTCACCGACGCCGAAAAGGCGCAGGCCCCGCAGCTCGACACCTTCTTCGTGGACCTCGGATTGCCCGCCGACACGGTAAAGGAGAAGGTCCGCGTGGGCGACATGGTGACCATGGACCGAAAGATGGAGCAGTGCGGCGACTGCTTCACCTGCAAGTGCATGGACGACCGCGTCGGAGTCTACGTGATGGTCGAGGCAGTGCGCGCGGTGAAGAAGCACAAGGTGGATGTGTACGCCGTTGCCACCGTGCAGGAAGAGGTTGGGTTGCGCGGTGCCGAGACCGCCGCCTACCACATCCAGCCCGATATCGGAGTCGCGCTCGACGTGACCATCGCCAACGACTTCCCCGGACCACCCGAGCAGGATGCGGTGACGAAACTCGGCGCGGGCGCGGCGATCAAGATCATGGACGGGTCGCTCATCTGCAATCCAAAGCTGGTGGAGCACTTCCGCTGCATCGCGGAGAAGAAGGGTATCCCGCACCAAATGGAGGTGCTTCCGCGGGGTGGAACGGACGCCGGGGCCATCCAGCGCTCACGGGCGGGAATCGCGAGTATCACTCTGTCCGTGCCAACCCGCTACATCCACACCGTGAACGAGATGGTGCACGCCTCGGACGTGCAGGCCGCCGTTGACCTCCTCTCCGCCTACATCTCCGACGCGCATACGGGGGATTACGCGCTATAG